From a region of the Constantimarinum furrinae genome:
- a CDS encoding LytR/AlgR family response regulator transcription factor has translation MKHYTAVLIDDEISALKGLELKLRKLLPDIEIVETFSKPETALEWLINNSPDLVFLDIEMPRLNGFELLSGLKEINFQVIFVTAYSEYALQALKHSAVDYILKPIENEELIEAVDKAVRIIEMKDREAAQLRLIKLLQETLSNNNKLVVPTAKGLSFIPMDEIIHLEGDEGYTRIHLDDTGFILSSYSLGRFEKMLTSVFFKCHKSHIINLEKARSFENEGYIVMDDKQRVPISKPNRKIFLGLFK, from the coding sequence ATGAAACATTATACCGCAGTACTTATTGATGATGAGATTTCGGCCTTAAAGGGACTCGAATTAAAGCTCAGGAAGTTACTTCCCGATATTGAAATAGTTGAAACTTTCAGTAAACCTGAAACTGCCTTAGAATGGCTCATAAACAATTCGCCGGACCTGGTGTTCCTCGATATTGAAATGCCGCGTCTAAACGGCTTCGAATTGTTATCGGGGCTGAAGGAAATTAACTTTCAGGTTATATTCGTTACGGCATACAGCGAATATGCATTACAGGCATTAAAACACTCTGCAGTCGACTATATTCTCAAGCCGATCGAAAATGAAGAACTTATAGAAGCTGTAGATAAGGCTGTAAGGATCATTGAAATGAAAGATAGAGAAGCAGCACAATTGCGATTGATAAAGTTACTTCAGGAAACTCTTTCCAACAATAACAAACTTGTAGTTCCAACAGCTAAAGGGTTATCTTTTATCCCAATGGACGAGATCATTCATCTTGAAGGGGATGAGGGCTATACCCGGATTCATTTAGATGATACCGGGTTTATATTGAGCTCGTATAGTCTGGGACGATTTGAAAAAATGCTTACATCTGTATTTTTCAAATGCCATAAATCCCATATTATCAATCTTGAAAAAGCACGAAGTTTCGAAAATGAAGGGTATATTGTAATGGATGATAAGCAGCGGGTTCCCATTTCAAAACCCAATAGAAAGATCTTTCTTGGGTTGTTTAAATAA
- a CDS encoding sensor histidine kinase, producing the protein MNIPKFHITVIVMLIWNCLFGQQFINYNISDGLPSNNIYRITQDNRGFIWVVTDKGMAKFNGKEFKTFTTRNGLPTNDIWDINVTPDNRVWYFSKSAVLGYIENDKVYRFEACEANNIMYPSSNIQVNELIALGQNNWFYFTEDCWREFTEIALDESRQVMTNNPLFDQGNNLSAKEKEESLGSILTTIRESRNNNRFYHVTRTKDTLCGMLYAEGYTLVNLKNGRVFDRKFQNKFSKNHPDFTRIHFVNNEIQVTGFNFVSTLDKDFEMKSVVRIPEALQSYFSMIDKSGNIWCATFTNGIYMLPQAKRNIKYDLESDKVNTIKKTGDLIIANVYDKGFYEYHFKDGKFRPYIVKHGFIFSADYIDTLQTHMFTTQQHIIGVTNGISRTLFSNSRLGLRKLIYFKGSLYGNNSDGLAKLDAESYEKIAHFKQVGITDLLVQADRILLSTSTGLKKFINDSITAENTVDEHLQYPMLNLAQLDAHRIVIGTDGFGAYVTDFKESQLLYGSEYLSIEDIHIEENSIWLATEQGILHYTRTAEGFRLNTIFDERDGLPSRKVNSVNIINDSIFASTDNGIAIFDKNKTRKHQLLDIFINKAIYNEQPILAENNSFQYKKKNNVYVEVSGIDFTEGKGNAPTYDYRLLPVQTDWIQTTSPAIDFTGLSPDQYQFQIKHGKDIKTMKFIITPLWWQRTGIQVLFLLCILALTGLVLIKIRKHELSKRMAKVLTEKKMAEFELYALRSQMNPHFVFNSLAAIQYYINNNEIEKSESYLVKFSRLIRQFFELSKESEISLQKEIELLENYLAIEKIRFKERLTYEFMIDPNIDVVHYHIPVMLLQPVVENAVNHGIFNKEEPGRITISFIKQTESAIRVEIADDGVGFDNNSKKDTSKVNSSKVIEERIYHLNRSGNWQIEWLVKPLSNEGDNRGTIVSFQILKIK; encoded by the coding sequence ATGAATATACCTAAATTCCATATCACCGTGATTGTTATGTTGATATGGAATTGTCTTTTTGGACAACAATTTATAAACTATAATATATCGGATGGCTTACCCAGTAATAACATCTATCGGATCACTCAGGACAATCGGGGTTTTATTTGGGTGGTCACCGATAAAGGGATGGCTAAATTTAACGGAAAGGAGTTTAAAACCTTCACAACGCGTAACGGCTTACCAACAAATGACATTTGGGACATTAACGTGACCCCCGATAACCGAGTATGGTATTTTTCTAAATCGGCAGTTCTGGGATATATAGAAAATGACAAGGTCTATAGGTTTGAAGCCTGCGAGGCAAATAATATTATGTATCCTTCGTCTAACATACAGGTAAATGAGTTAATCGCTCTCGGACAAAATAATTGGTTTTATTTTACTGAAGATTGCTGGCGTGAATTCACCGAAATTGCACTCGATGAAAGTAGGCAAGTGATGACTAACAATCCGTTATTCGACCAGGGAAATAACTTAAGTGCTAAAGAGAAAGAAGAATCTTTAGGATCGATTTTAACTACCATACGCGAATCCCGAAACAACAATCGATTCTATCATGTTACCCGTACTAAAGATACGCTTTGCGGTATGCTGTATGCAGAAGGCTATACCCTTGTCAATTTAAAAAATGGACGTGTGTTTGATCGAAAATTTCAGAATAAATTCAGTAAAAATCATCCGGATTTCACGCGAATACACTTTGTCAATAATGAAATTCAAGTCACCGGCTTTAATTTTGTTTCAACTCTCGACAAAGATTTTGAAATGAAATCTGTGGTACGTATACCCGAAGCACTTCAAAGTTATTTTTCCATGATCGACAAATCGGGAAACATTTGGTGCGCAACCTTTACCAATGGTATCTATATGCTTCCTCAGGCCAAAAGAAATATTAAATACGACCTGGAATCGGATAAAGTAAACACCATAAAAAAAACCGGAGATCTCATCATTGCCAATGTATATGACAAGGGATTTTACGAATACCATTTCAAAGACGGGAAATTTCGGCCGTATATTGTTAAGCACGGCTTTATTTTTAGTGCCGATTATATTGATACCCTTCAAACTCATATGTTTACCACTCAGCAACATATCATTGGAGTAACTAACGGAATTTCCCGAACGCTGTTTTCAAATAGCAGATTAGGCCTTCGGAAGCTTATTTATTTTAAAGGCTCGCTCTATGGTAATAATTCAGACGGACTCGCAAAATTAGATGCTGAATCCTATGAAAAAATCGCCCATTTTAAGCAAGTAGGAATTACAGATCTCCTAGTACAAGCCGACAGGATTTTGTTAAGCACATCGACCGGGCTGAAAAAGTTTATAAATGACAGCATCACCGCTGAAAATACCGTAGATGAGCACCTTCAATACCCCATGCTCAATCTTGCACAGCTTGATGCTCACAGGATTGTTATTGGAACTGATGGATTTGGGGCTTATGTGACCGACTTTAAAGAATCACAACTGCTTTATGGGTCGGAGTATTTGAGTATCGAGGACATTCATATAGAAGAAAATTCGATCTGGTTGGCGACCGAACAAGGGATACTTCATTATACTAGAACAGCTGAAGGGTTTAGATTAAACACCATCTTTGATGAACGAGACGGATTGCCTTCAAGAAAGGTGAATTCGGTCAATATTATTAACGATTCCATTTTTGCAAGTACCGATAACGGAATAGCAATATTCGATAAAAACAAGACAAGAAAGCATCAGCTACTGGATATTTTCATAAATAAAGCCATCTACAACGAACAACCTATTTTAGCTGAGAACAATAGTTTTCAGTATAAAAAAAAGAACAATGTTTATGTAGAAGTTTCAGGTATAGATTTTACCGAAGGGAAAGGAAATGCACCCACGTATGATTATAGATTATTACCCGTGCAAACCGATTGGATCCAAACAACTTCTCCAGCCATAGATTTTACGGGCTTATCACCAGACCAATATCAATTTCAGATCAAGCACGGAAAGGATATTAAAACAATGAAATTTATTATTACACCATTGTGGTGGCAACGAACAGGTATTCAAGTTCTATTTCTTCTATGCATTTTAGCATTAACCGGTTTGGTACTAATTAAGATTAGAAAACATGAGTTGTCGAAAAGAATGGCAAAGGTCCTCACCGAGAAAAAGATGGCAGAATTCGAATTATACGCATTGAGATCACAAATGAATCCACATTTTGTATTTAATTCTCTGGCGGCTATTCAGTACTATATAAACAATAACGAGATAGAAAAATCTGAATCCTACCTTGTAAAGTTCTCAAGGTTGATTCGGCAATTCTTTGAACTTTCCAAAGAAAGTGAGATCAGCTTACAAAAAGAGATCGAATTACTTGAAAATTATCTGGCTATAGAAAAGATTCGATTCAAGGAACGTCTTACCTACGAATTTATGATCGATCCCAACATTGATGTTGTGCATTATCATATTCCGGTGATGCTGTTACAACCGGTGGTGGAAAATGCTGTGAATCATGGAATTTTCAATAAGGAGGAACCCGGCCGGATCACCATTTCTTTTATAAAACAAACTGAAAGCGCCATTAGAGTTGAAATAGCGGATGATGGCGTTGGTTTTGACAACAATTCCAAAAAGGATACATCCAAAGTCAATTCCTCTAAGGTCATTGAGGAGAGAATATATCATTTAAATCGATCCGGAAACTGGCAAATAGAATGGCTTGTTAAACCTTTATCGAATGAAGGTGATAACCGGGGCACGATCGTAAGCTTTCAAATACTGAAAATAAAATGA
- a CDS encoding T9SS type A sorting domain-containing protein, whose protein sequence is MKTRLLFIVIAVLFTLPIQAQFQKTFTVSNQNFHDLNLEPTHDNTNDFIVAGNLFDTSMQNEVPYLQRLDQNGTVIWFKSYSHTSLVHARFFDLIVVGNTIYVTGSIDVSGTKRVFISQIDASNGNVVATNYYTIVGASFNSRGLKIIHTNSDANNDAVPDPGLVVGGFFSDCYAVNTSCMFNNLGFVLRTDLNLNILWTEELDASNTINSLEYDFVNGITETTDGFFITGSATGTTTGSLIQQAVLAYKIDFQGNFSWDSSYIFGNSSDSSADAYFDIGTNEIYMLVNYSISHYFGVTVLNNTTGAIVPSKSWYASGQDLDRYGFRIMESGNSANNLVISGYDRDENWSGGGASFFGQSNIIVYEFAKATGAQVGTSYQYLVPHVEPAGDEFNFWTGQFPTMYFPDMSQFIVDTAGNAEYYHVGYRTDPSATFTSAEIFRTPLNLRNECENLVNMLNPNAAGFQFTTVTSAGVPNTSQAITLNAVSVSFTESMCDPTLPVQEFNKNTGYFYPNPASEYIHYSTNDLVSFNLYDFSGKLLKTEKSEDIQQIFIGNLNTGMYFIQGEDVHGNLMTFRFIKE, encoded by the coding sequence ATGAAAACACGATTATTATTCATAGTGATTGCCGTGCTGTTTACTTTACCTATACAGGCCCAATTCCAAAAAACGTTTACTGTATCGAATCAAAATTTTCACGATTTGAATCTGGAGCCTACCCACGATAATACAAATGATTTTATTGTCGCCGGAAACCTGTTCGACACCTCTATGCAAAATGAAGTACCCTATCTGCAAAGATTGGATCAAAATGGAACAGTGATATGGTTCAAATCGTATAGTCATACGAGTCTGGTGCACGCGCGTTTTTTCGATCTGATCGTCGTTGGGAATACAATCTATGTTACCGGATCCATTGATGTTTCGGGAACCAAAAGAGTATTTATCTCACAGATCGATGCTTCGAATGGCAACGTAGTAGCCACTAACTATTATACCATAGTTGGTGCAAGCTTTAACTCCAGAGGATTAAAGATCATCCATACCAACAGCGATGCAAACAACGATGCTGTTCCGGATCCGGGATTAGTGGTCGGCGGATTTTTTAGTGATTGCTATGCGGTTAATACCAGTTGTATGTTCAATAATCTAGGATTTGTGCTTCGTACCGATCTGAATTTGAACATACTGTGGACCGAAGAGTTGGACGCCAGCAACACGATAAATTCACTGGAATACGATTTTGTAAATGGAATTACCGAAACCACCGATGGATTTTTTATTACCGGCAGTGCTACCGGAACCACGACAGGAAGTTTAATACAGCAGGCGGTGTTAGCCTACAAGATAGATTTTCAGGGAAATTTTTCATGGGACAGTAGCTACATTTTTGGCAATTCCAGTGACTCAAGCGCCGATGCTTATTTTGACATTGGAACCAATGAGATCTATATGCTCGTTAATTATTCTATCTCTCATTATTTTGGGGTCACTGTACTGAATAATACAACCGGAGCTATAGTGCCATCAAAATCATGGTATGCCAGTGGCCAGGATCTGGATCGATACGGATTCCGGATCATGGAATCGGGAAACAGTGCAAATAACTTAGTGATCAGCGGCTATGACAGAGATGAGAACTGGTCCGGTGGAGGAGCAAGTTTCTTTGGTCAGTCCAATATTATAGTCTATGAATTTGCCAAAGCAACAGGAGCGCAGGTTGGGACATCGTATCAATATCTGGTGCCACATGTAGAACCAGCGGGTGATGAATTTAATTTCTGGACGGGTCAGTTTCCAACGATGTATTTTCCGGATATGAGTCAGTTTATAGTAGATACCGCCGGGAATGCCGAATACTATCATGTAGGATATCGCACCGATCCTTCAGCTACATTTACTTCGGCAGAGATCTTCAGAACTCCGCTGAACCTTCGCAACGAGTGTGAGAATTTAGTGAATATGCTAAATCCAAATGCTGCCGGCTTTCAGTTTACCACAGTCACCTCTGCGGGAGTGCCCAATACATCACAAGCTATAACGTTAAATGCAGTTTCGGTTTCCTTCACTGAGAGTATGTGCGACCCTACGTTGCCTGTTCAGGAATTTAACAAGAACACCGGTTATTTTTATCCAAATCCGGCTTCGGAATACATTCATTACAGCACTAATGACCTTGTTTCTTTCAACTTGTATGATTTTAGTGGGAAACTGCTAAAAACAGAAAAGAGCGAAGACATTCAGCAAATATTCATTGGTAATTTAAATACCGGTATGTATTTCATTCAAGGAGAGGATGTACATGGCAACCTTATGACTTTCCGCTTTATCAAGGAGTAA
- a CDS encoding DUF7935 family protein, with amino-acid sequence MEEATQIISYVAYLLPAIVVGIIAYYFFKGHTSNEEGRRRYLIQKEAQNKILPIRLQAYERMTLFLERIDPNKLLIRVKPFADEVEKYETLLIKNIEQEFEHNLTQQIYVTSECWNLINAAKNATIHVIRQAAMHEKDNTADHMREWLLRNFMEEVTPSQKALAYVKKEVSELF; translated from the coding sequence ATGGAAGAAGCCACTCAAATCATCAGTTACGTTGCCTACCTCTTACCTGCAATAGTCGTGGGGATAATTGCTTATTATTTTTTTAAAGGCCATACCTCAAATGAAGAAGGGCGTCGCCGATACCTCATTCAAAAGGAAGCGCAGAACAAAATACTTCCAATACGCTTGCAGGCTTATGAGCGAATGACCCTTTTCCTGGAACGTATTGACCCTAACAAGCTTCTAATTAGAGTAAAGCCATTTGCCGATGAAGTTGAAAAATACGAAACATTGCTTATAAAAAATATTGAACAGGAATTTGAGCATAACCTTACGCAACAGATCTATGTTACTTCTGAATGCTGGAATCTGATTAATGCAGCTAAAAATGCAACCATCCATGTGATCCGGCAAGCAGCGATGCACGAAAAGGATAATACCGCAGATCATATGCGTGAATGGCTGCTCCGCAATTTTATGGAGGAGGTGACGCCCTCACAAAAAGCTTTGGCCTATGTGAAGAAAGAAGTGAGTGAGCTTTTTTAA
- a CDS encoding patatin-like phospholipase family protein: MRALVISGGGSKGAFAGGVAQYLIEAMFHDYDIYVGTSTGSLLISHLALNKVEKIKEVYTSVNQSSIFSNRPFRIKKLKYGGKEIAIDHFSVLRNFLKGSKTFGESRNLRELIEKTLTKTEFNELKAGNKDVVVTVSNLSLNQVEYKSIKDFNYEDFLDWIWISCNYIPFMSLVKKEGCEYADGGFGSMVPIEEAIERGATTVDVIILETEVTYYNRLPSRNVFSLLTSMHSYMLDRVEKQNIRIGKFVAGNKDAILNFYYTPTVLTTNSLIFDKVKMAQWWESGFQYAKQKNIELNEIKSQDT, translated from the coding sequence ATGAGGGCACTGGTAATATCGGGAGGGGGCAGTAAAGGTGCATTTGCCGGCGGTGTAGCTCAATATCTTATTGAAGCGATGTTTCATGATTACGATATTTACGTGGGAACTTCAACAGGAAGTCTGCTTATTTCGCATCTTGCCTTAAACAAGGTTGAAAAGATCAAGGAGGTTTATACTTCAGTAAACCAGAGCAGTATTTTCAGCAATCGGCCTTTTCGTATAAAAAAACTGAAATACGGCGGGAAAGAGATCGCCATCGACCATTTTAGTGTGCTTCGTAATTTTTTAAAAGGCAGCAAGACCTTTGGTGAAAGCAGAAATTTAAGAGAGCTTATTGAAAAGACCCTAACAAAGACTGAATTCAATGAACTTAAAGCCGGTAATAAGGATGTCGTTGTCACAGTGTCGAATCTTTCTTTGAATCAGGTAGAATATAAATCCATAAAGGATTTTAATTATGAAGACTTTTTGGATTGGATATGGATATCCTGTAATTATATTCCTTTTATGAGTCTGGTAAAAAAGGAAGGCTGTGAGTACGCCGATGGAGGGTTTGGAAGTATGGTACCTATCGAAGAAGCCATTGAAAGGGGAGCGACAACCGTGGATGTCATTATTCTGGAAACTGAAGTTACTTATTACAACCGTCTGCCTTCACGTAACGTTTTCTCATTATTGACCAGCATGCATTCTTACATGCTTGATAGGGTGGAGAAACAGAATATTCGGATTGGGAAATTTGTAGCCGGTAATAAAGACGCTATTTTAAACTTTTACTATACTCCAACGGTGTTAACTACCAATTCGCTGATCTTTGACAAGGTTAAGATGGCACAATGGTGGGAGAGTGGATTTCAGTATGCAAAACAAAAAAACATCGAGTTAAACGAGATCAAGAGTCAGGATACTTAA
- a CDS encoding M1 family metallopeptidase → MRHYLFLFTFFICFGNVAQQTETVDFIRISAEVEPISSEETVKGTVRVSFKVLKNTDSIYLDARNMTVTETALESVPTVATEDKIWFTSTFEAGKTYTAFFSYNAKPKQTMYFTGDQIWTQGQGKYTSHWLPSIDDMNDKIEFDLSIAVSPALTVISNGKLVDVRSETDKKIWQFDMQAPMASYLVAMAVGDFKKEEIISDSGVPILLYYRPENEQHVEPTYRYTKEIFDFLEGEIGVPYPWQNYKQVPVRDFLYAGMENTTATIFSEAFVVDSIGFTDRNYVNVNAHELAHQWFGNLITETEGTHHWLQEGFATYYALLAERKIFGDDYFYWKLYNSAEQLKLLSDEGKGEALLNPGASSLTFYEKGAWALHILNELIGEEIFKTAIKNYLNAYSFKNVTTEDFLNEVRKVTSTDISQWETDWLRQSAFQGQQAYESLTESLFMRRFFEISALRSLPLKDKAATLMTALSNPNDFIGQEVVYQLQDEAISESIPIYKKAFATQNVMIRQAIALSLQSVPKELQTEFESLLNDDSYLTKEAALYKLWLNFPEKRIAYLDATKGDVGFQDKNVQQLWLALASLTEGYMTSAQPLFIKELQNFTSPEYSFEVREKAFGYVSELQKVDENVLDNLVNAASHHYWQFRNYARELLDEQLKDTEIRLSLKNKLNTYSEKEQRYLNTKFKEE, encoded by the coding sequence ATGCGACACTATCTCTTTCTATTCACTTTTTTTATTTGCTTCGGAAATGTGGCGCAACAGACTGAAACTGTTGATTTTATTCGGATTAGTGCTGAGGTTGAACCAATTTCTTCCGAAGAAACCGTGAAAGGAACCGTTCGGGTAAGTTTTAAAGTATTGAAGAATACAGATTCCATTTATCTGGATGCCAGAAACATGACAGTTACTGAAACGGCGCTGGAAAGTGTTCCTACCGTTGCTACTGAAGATAAGATCTGGTTTACCTCTACTTTTGAAGCCGGGAAAACCTATACTGCTTTTTTCTCTTATAACGCTAAGCCAAAACAAACGATGTATTTTACCGGAGACCAAATATGGACTCAGGGACAGGGAAAGTACACCTCACACTGGCTTCCCAGTATTGATGATATGAATGACAAGATAGAATTCGATCTTTCTATAGCTGTATCTCCTGCCCTGACCGTAATATCTAACGGAAAGCTGGTGGATGTTCGGTCTGAAACGGATAAAAAGATATGGCAGTTCGATATGCAGGCTCCTATGGCCAGTTATCTGGTGGCTATGGCAGTTGGTGATTTTAAGAAAGAGGAAATTATTTCTGATTCGGGGGTTCCTATTTTGTTGTATTACAGACCCGAAAATGAGCAACATGTAGAACCTACATACCGTTACACCAAAGAGATCTTCGACTTTTTAGAGGGGGAGATCGGGGTACCGTATCCCTGGCAAAATTACAAGCAGGTTCCTGTAAGGGACTTTTTGTATGCAGGTATGGAAAATACTACGGCTACTATTTTTTCTGAAGCCTTTGTGGTCGATTCTATTGGTTTTACCGACCGAAACTATGTAAACGTAAACGCACATGAACTTGCGCATCAGTGGTTTGGGAATCTAATCACCGAAACTGAAGGAACACACCACTGGCTGCAAGAGGGCTTCGCTACTTACTACGCATTACTTGCTGAAAGGAAAATATTTGGAGACGATTATTTTTACTGGAAGCTCTATAATTCGGCAGAGCAATTAAAACTACTCAGTGATGAAGGTAAAGGCGAAGCTTTGCTCAATCCGGGAGCAAGTTCGCTCACGTTCTATGAAAAAGGGGCATGGGCCTTACATATTCTGAATGAATTAATTGGGGAAGAAATTTTTAAAACCGCGATCAAAAATTATTTGAATGCGTATTCCTTTAAAAATGTTACGACTGAAGATTTCTTGAATGAGGTCCGCAAAGTGACGTCCACCGATATTTCGCAGTGGGAAACCGATTGGTTAAGGCAAAGTGCATTTCAGGGGCAGCAAGCCTACGAATCATTAACCGAGTCGCTTTTTATGAGACGTTTTTTCGAGATCTCGGCCTTGCGCAGTCTACCGCTTAAGGATAAGGCCGCAACACTTATGACAGCCTTGTCAAATCCGAATGATTTTATAGGACAGGAGGTTGTGTATCAGCTTCAGGACGAAGCAATTTCAGAGTCGATTCCAATTTATAAAAAGGCATTTGCGACTCAGAATGTAATGATACGGCAAGCAATTGCTCTTTCCTTGCAATCCGTTCCGAAGGAATTGCAAACCGAATTCGAAAGTTTACTTAACGACGATTCTTATCTCACCAAAGAAGCTGCATTGTACAAATTATGGCTTAATTTTCCTGAAAAGCGAATAGCCTATCTCGATGCCACAAAGGGAGATGTTGGATTTCAGGATAAGAATGTGCAACAATTGTGGCTGGCACTGGCTAGTTTAACTGAAGGATATATGACCTCGGCACAGCCGTTATTTATAAAGGAACTACAAAATTTTACATCGCCCGAATACAGTTTTGAGGTAAGAGAAAAGGCGTTCGGATATGTTTCGGAGTTGCAAAAGGTGGATGAAAATGTACTCGATAATCTTGTAAACGCAGCTTCGCATCACTATTGGCAATTCAGGAATTATGCAAGGGAATTACTGGATGAACAACTAAAGGATACGGAAATTAGACTTAGTTTGAAAAATAAATTGAATACGTATTCAGAAAAAGAACAGCGGTATCTTAACACAAAATTTAAAGAAGAATGA